Proteins encoded in a region of the Neodiprion virginianus isolate iyNeoVirg1 chromosome 2, iyNeoVirg1.1, whole genome shotgun sequence genome:
- the LOC124299084 gene encoding protein lin-7 homolog C-like, producing the protein MATIGEPLTLARDVKRSIELLDKLQKSGEVPATKLAALQKVLQSDFLNAVREVYEHVYETVDIQGSQDVRASATAKATVAAFAASEGHAHPRVVELPKTEEGLGFNVMGGKEQNWPIYISRIIPGGVADRHGGLKRGDQLLSVNGVCVEGENHDKPVELLKQAQNSVKLVVRYTPRLLEEMESRYDKLGAARRRQRVQ; encoded by the exons ATGGCAACGATTGGAGAACCTCTCACATTAGCCAGGG aTGTTAAAAGATCGATCGAACTTCTCGACAAACTACAAAAGA GTGGCGAAGTACCGGCTACAAAGTTAGCAGCACTGCAGAAGGTACTTCAAAGCGACTTTCTCAATGCAGTAAGAGAAGTCTATGAACATGTGTATGAGACCGTTGATATTCAG GGTTCTCAAGATGTGCGTGCTTCCGCCACAGCTAAGGCAACTGTGGCTGCGTTTGCAGCTAGTGAAGGACATGCCCATCCGCGAGTTGTCGAATTGCCAAAAACAGAGGAGGGTCTTGGATTCAACGTAATGGGAGGAAAAGAGCAAAACTGgcctatatatatatctagAATTATTCCAGGGGGTGTGGCTGACAGACACGGTGGTTTGAAACGTGGTGACCAGCTACTCTCTGTTAACGGCGTG TGTGTTGAAGGCGAGAATCATGATAAACCTGTGGAATTACTGAAACAAGCCCAAAACTCAGTGAAGTTAGTTGTTCGGTATACTCCTCGTCTTCTGGAAGAAATGGAATCGCGGTATGACAAACTAGGGGCTGCACGTAGGCGCCAACGTGTGCAATAG
- the LOC124297675 gene encoding hemolymph lipopolysaccharide-binding protein-like gives MGIIFVLIQIFFCARLSMAQQQPAPYPAVNWYYQPSFGCNWNSLSMPKPPYLPWNQPYAKRDDYTYTPNIGGYKVHTRAVPWNDARMTCEEEGGHLAILNSIAEAKVVTELFKKSSPITGSPHPDFASIGFHDLYREGQYVTIHGQTLAKAGFGEWADGQPDNAGGAENCGSLHKSGGLNDINCGTQFGFICELPIY, from the exons ATGGGAATCATCTTCGTTTTGATTCAAATATTCTTCTGTGCCAGACTGTCAATGGCACAACAACAACCAGCCCCTTATCCTGCGGTAAACTGGTATTATCAACCATCGTTCG GTTGCAACTGGAACTCACTTTCTATGCCGAAACCGCCCTACCTGCCGTGGAATCAACCGTACGCGAAAAGAGACGATTACAC GTACACGCCGAATATTGGCGGTTACAAAGTTCACACGCGAGCTGTTCCTTGGAACGATGCACGAATGACTTGCGAAGAGGAGGGTGGTCACTTGGCCATTCTCAACTCCATAGCCGAAGCGAAAGTAGTCACTGAGTTGTTCAAAAAATCATCTCCAATCACTGGATCACCTCATCCGGATTTTGCCAGTATTGGATTTCACGATCTTTATCGGGAAGGCCAATATGTGACCATTCACGGTCAGACGTTGGCGAAAGCTGGTTTCGGCGAGTGGGCAGATGGACAACCAGACAATGCGGGTGGTGCCGAAAATTGCGGATCATTGCACAAAAGTGGCGGACTTAACGATATCAATTGCGGTACACAGTTTGGTTTTATATGCGAGTTACCAATCTACTGA
- the LOC124297674 gene encoding trypsin-1-like, whose amino-acid sequence MKLNTLSTILTCAPLLLLLHGSSRSTVLASPYSDNDSGRRIINGQQADPADFPFLVRLVADGNLCGGSIINNYWIVTAAHCIVRDRCQAIKIYPSNSQRGQPPPIHTAECVIHPQNDPRRYAFDVALIRTVENMVSGGLKAISLPPPGTRYPPGTPATIVGWGKMGYDEYPQTLLRGQSVLVTWDVCNSEFKPGANRCSGNPDCNVEDIPNRILCARGQEPDPQSTCGGDSGGPVIINGDLAAINTAAIYDSNDTLKAGCVPASPTMHTSIVDYLPWLFSLVDPSVNTAGFPVAPESSTTLLVDG is encoded by the coding sequence ATGAAGCTCAATACTTTATCCACTATTCTTACGTGTGCCCCGTTACTACTTCTTCTACATGGAAGCTCAAGGTCAACCGTGCTCGCATCGCCATACAGTGACAACGATTCTGGCAGACGCATCATAAATGGACAGCAAGCCGATCCCGCagattttccatttttggtgAGACTTGTCGCGGACGGAAATCTCTGCGGTGGTAGCATAATAAACAACTACTGGATCGTCACTGCGGCTCACTGTATAGTCAGGGATAGATGTCAggcgataaaaatatacccTTCGAATTCGCAGCGTGGTCAGCCACCGCCGATACATACTGCCGAATGCGTGATCCACCCCCAGAACGACCCGAGACGGTACGCCTTTGACGTCGCCCTCATAAGAACTGTTGAAAACATGGTCAGTGGTGGACTTAAAGCGATCTCCCTTCCGCCACCAGGCACCCGTTACCCCCCTGGCACTCCGGCTACCATCGTGGGCTGGGGAAAAATGGGATACGACGAATATCCTCAAACTCTTTTACGCGGACAGTCAGTGCTTGTGACCTGGGACGTGTGCAATTCAGAGTTCAAGCCTGGTGCAAATCGTTGCAGCGGCAACCCGGACTGTAACGTTGAGGATATACCGAACAGAATATTGTGCGCCCGAGGCCAAGAACCAGATCCGCAAAGTACGTGTGGCGGAGATTCTGGAGGCCCTGTCATTATTAACGGGGACCTAGCAGCGATCAACACTGCAGCAATATACGACAGTAACGACACGCTTAAAGCAGGATGTGTACCTGCGAGTCCGACGATGCACACCAGTATCGTTGACTATTTACCATGGCTATTCTCTCTTGTTGATCCTAGCGTCAATACGGCAGGGTTTCCGGTAGCTCCAGAATCCAGCACCACTTTACTCGTCGATGGTTGA